In the Enterococcus saigonensis genome, one interval contains:
- the obgE gene encoding GTPase ObgE, giving the protein MSMFLDQVTIDVKAGKGGDGMVAFRREKYVPDGGPAGGDGGRGGDVILVVNEGLRTLMDFRFNRHFKATPGENGMSKGMHGRGAEDTYVKVPPGTTVRDAETGVLLGDLVTEGQTLVVAHGGRGGRGNTRFASPRNPAPELAENGEPGQERKIELELKVLADVGLVGFPSVGKSTLLSVISSARPKIGAYHFTTLVPNLGMVTTSDGRSFAVADLPGLIEGASQGVGLGTQFLRHIERTRVILHVIDMSGMEGRDPYDDYLAINKELESHNLRLLERPQIIVANKMDMPESAENLKQFKEKLQLLKTDEFANDIPIFPISAVSKNGLQALLNATADLLETTPEFPLYDEEMEEDVVHYGYQSDTPEFEITREPDATWVLSGDKIEKLFQMTNFAHDETVMRFARQLRGLGVDEALRARGAKDGDIVRIGNFEFEFVE; this is encoded by the coding sequence ATGTCCATGTTTTTAGATCAAGTAACAATTGATGTCAAAGCTGGTAAAGGTGGCGACGGAATGGTTGCTTTTCGTCGAGAAAAGTATGTACCAGATGGTGGACCAGCCGGTGGTGACGGTGGTCGTGGTGGTGACGTTATTTTAGTTGTTAATGAAGGTTTGCGCACCTTGATGGATTTTCGTTTTAATCGTCATTTTAAAGCCACTCCAGGTGAAAATGGTATGAGTAAAGGGATGCACGGTCGAGGTGCAGAAGATACTTATGTGAAAGTTCCACCAGGCACAACCGTTCGTGATGCTGAGACAGGTGTACTTTTAGGAGACTTAGTCACAGAAGGTCAAACACTCGTAGTAGCCCATGGTGGACGTGGTGGACGCGGAAATACTCGTTTTGCCTCACCCCGTAATCCAGCACCCGAGCTTGCCGAAAATGGCGAACCTGGGCAAGAACGTAAAATTGAATTGGAATTAAAAGTTTTAGCAGATGTGGGTTTAGTAGGATTTCCTTCTGTCGGAAAATCAACGTTACTTTCTGTAATTTCTTCGGCTCGTCCTAAGATTGGTGCGTATCACTTTACTACGCTTGTTCCCAATTTAGGAATGGTGACAACAAGTGATGGTAGAAGTTTTGCTGTGGCTGATTTGCCTGGTTTAATTGAAGGAGCCTCGCAAGGAGTCGGTTTAGGCACACAATTTTTGCGCCATATTGAACGCACACGTGTTATTTTACACGTGATTGACATGAGTGGTATGGAAGGACGAGATCCTTATGATGACTATCTGGCAATTAATAAAGAGTTGGAAAGTCATAATTTGCGTTTATTGGAGCGTCCACAAATCATTGTAGCAAATAAAATGGATATGCCAGAATCAGCAGAAAATTTAAAACAATTTAAAGAAAAATTACAACTGCTGAAAACAGATGAATTTGCAAATGATATCCCAATTTTTCCAATTTCTGCTGTGTCTAAAAATGGCTTACAGGCATTATTGAATGCGACTGCTGACTTGTTGGAAACAACACCAGAATTTCCTTTATATGACGAAGAAATGGAAGAAGATGTGGTACATTATGGTTATCAATCAGATACCCCAGAATTTGAAATTACGCGGGAACCAGATGCAACATGGGTGTTAAGTGGTGACAAGATTGAGAAGTTGTTCCAAATGACAAATTTTGCTCATGATGAAACGGTAATGCGTTTTGCGCGTCAATTACGTGGACTTGGTGTTGATGAAGCACTGCGAGCGCGAGGAGCAAAAGATGGCGACATCGTCCGCATTGGTAATTTTGAATTTGAATTTGTTGAATAG